The genome window ACCCTGTCGGGCCATGCATGGGCGCATGTCGAGCAGATCCTGGTCGATGCGCCGTCAGACCTGCTGGACCCCCGGCGCCTGGAAGAGGCCTGGACCACCCTCGCCACCCGCCACGAGTCGCTGCGCACGGTGCTGCGCGCGGACGGCTCGGGCGAGATGCGGCTGATGGTGCTGGACCGCCCTGCGGTTGATCTGCGCCATCACGATCTGTCGGGCGGCGATCTGGGCGCGCAGGGCTGCGCGATGGACGCGCTGCTGCGCGCCGACCGCGAGGCCGGGGCCGATCCGGCGCAGGTCCCCTCGTGGCGCGTGACGCGGATCGAGCTGGGCGGCGGGCAGGCGCGGCTGATCTGGACCATCCACCACGCGCTGATCGACGGCACCGGGATCGAGGTCGTGCTGACGCAGCTGTGGCTGCTGCTGGGCGGCCAGCCCGTCGCCTCCACCCCGCCCGCGCCGGATTTCTCGACCGCCGTGGCGGGACGGGTGCTGGACCGCGCCGCGGCGCAGGCGGTCTTCGCGCCGATGCTGTCCGATGACGAGCTGGCCTCGCCCCTGCCCGCGCGCGCAGCCAACGGACAGGGGCGCATGGTCCAGCTGTCCCATGCGCTGCCCGGGGCCGCCGCGCAGGATCTGCGCGCGGCGGTGGGGGCTGCCGGGGCGACGGTGCTGAACGCGGTGCAGGCAGCTTGGGCATTGGTGCTGGCGCGCTGGACCGGGCGGTCGGGCGCGGCCTTCGGGCTGGTCGAATCCGGGCGCGCGGGCCCCGACATGGCCGAGGTCGTGGGCTGCCTGATCTCGACCCTGCCGATGCAGGTGCGGCTGGACGACGTGCCCGACATCGCCACCCTGCTGACCCGCATGCGCGAGACGACCCTGCGCCTGCGCCCCCATGCCGGGGCCAGCCAGACCCAGATCCGCCGCCTGGCCGGGCGCAGCGGGGCGGAATCCCTGTTCGACACCATCGTGATGTACCAGCGCGGCACGCTTGGCGCCCGGCTGGCCGACCGGGGCTGCGGCTGGACGAATGTCCGCCTGCTGGAGGAGGGGACGGCGCTGGTCACCGTCTCGGTCCATGACGAGGCGCGGGGTCAGGCCCGCACGGCCTCGACCGGGGATGCGGGGCGCGGGCTGCGGCTGGACATCGAATACGATCCCACCCGCCTGCCTGGCGACATGGGCGCACGCCTGCTGGACCATCTGGCCCGGCTGCTGGAGGCGATGGGCCGGGTCGATCCCGCCACGCCGCTGTCCGACCTGGACATGCTGGGCCCCGACGAGACCGCGCGGCTATTGGCCCTGGGCACCCCCGATCAGGGCCCGAGCGATGCCGCGCCCTGCCTGGCCACCCGCTTCGAGGCGGTGGCCGCCGCGCGCGGCGATCATCCGGCGGTGATCGAGGCCGCGACGGGGCAGGCGACCTCCTTTACCGCGCTGGACCGCAGCGCCAATGCCTTGGCGCATCAACTGACGCGGGCCGGGATCGCCGAGGGGCAGGTCGTGGGCGTGGCCCTGCCGCGCGGCGCGGGCCAGATCGCGGCCATGCTGGCGGTGCTGAAATCCGGCGCGGGCTTCCTGATGATGGACGAGGCGCAGGCCACCGACTATCTGGCCGGGCTGGTCCGCAGCACGGGCATGCGGGTGCTGATCGCCCCCGCAGGCTCCGCGCTGGCTGCCAGCCTGCCCGGGGACGGGCCGCTGCATGTGGTGCCGACCGCCGATCTGGCCGACGCCGCGCCCCCGCGCCCGGCACCCCGGGCCGACCGGATGGCCTATGTCATCCACACCTCGGGCTCGACCGGCACGCCCAAGGCGGTGGTCGGGCTGACCGGCGCGCTGGCCGCCCATGCCGAGGCCGTCATTGCCCGCTATGGCCTGCAGCCGCAGGACCGGGTGCTGCAGTTCGCGGCGCCCAGCTTTGACGTGATGCTGGAAGAGGTCTGGCCGACGCTGCTGGCCGGCGCCACCGTCGTCGCCCGCGACGACCGGCCCACCGATTCGATCGACGGGCTGTGGCAGCTGGTGGCGCAGCACCGCGTCAGCGTGCTGAACCTGCCTGCCAGCTACTGGCGCCACCTGGTCGCGGAACTGCACGAGGCCGCGCCCGCCGGGCCCGCCCGGCTGCCCGACAGCCTGCGCCTGCTGGTCACCGGCAGCGAGCGGATCGCGCCGGCCTCCTATCGGCACTGGCGGGCGCTGGCCCCGGACATCGCGTTCTTTAACGCCTATGGCCCGACCGAGGCCACGATCACCTGCGCCGCCTGGCAGGGGGGCGATCTGCCCGAGGGGGCGGAACTGCCCATCGGGCGGCCCCTGGACCACGCGCGCCTGCTGCTGCGCGCGCCCGACGGCACGCTGACCCCCAAGGGCGGCGAGGGAGAGCTGTGGATCGGCGGCGCCGCCGTCACCGGCGGCTATCTGGGCGATCCCGACCGCACGACGGCGGTCTTCGCGCCCGATCCCTGGACCCGCGACGGGCGGCTCTATCGCAGCGGCGACCGCGCCGCCTGGTCGGCCGAGGGGCAGCTGATGTTCCTGGGGCGCGGCGACCGTCAGGTGAAGCTGCGTGGCCACCGGATCGAGCTGGGCCAGATCGAAACCGTGCTGGCTCATCAGCCCGGCATCGTCGAAAGCCATGTCGATCTGGACGCGGGCCCGCCCGCCCGGCTGCTGGCCTGGGTCGTGGCAGAGCCCGGCACGGATCTGGGCGCAGTGACGGCGGGCATGGGATCGCGCCTGCCCGCCTACATGCTTCCCCGCCTGATCGCGGTCCCGGATCTGCCGGTGACTGCCAGCGGCAAGATCGACCGCCGCGCGCTGCCCCGCCCCGATCCCGCGCGGTTGGGCGCCGTGCCCGACGCGGCGGGGGATGCCCCCGCGGACGTGCTGGCCCGCACCATCGCCGCCTGCATGGCCGAGCTGCTGGACCATGCTCAGGTCTCGATCGACGACGATTTCTATGACCTGGGCGGGGATTCCCTGCTGGCCCTGCGCCTGTCGGGCATGGTCGCGGCGCGCAGCGGCCTGCGGCTGCAGACCACCGACCTGATGCGCAACGCGACGCCGCGCGAGCTGGCCCGGTTGTCGCAGGGCGATCCGGCGCGGCCCGACAGCCTGGTGGTCATCCAGGCGGATGGCCCGCATATCCCGGTGATCGCCGTCCATGTGCTGGGCCGCAACCAGGACCTGTTCCGGCCGCTGTCCGCGGCGCTCGGGCCCGACTACCCGGTCTGGGGCCTGACCGTGGGCGTGCCCGGGGACCTGTCCCAGATCGACGTGCGCGCCACCGCGCGTGTCTATTTCGACGAGCTGCAGCAACATGCCCCCGGCCAGCCGGTCTGCCTGATCGCGGTGTCGATGGCGTCCTATTTCGCCTTCGAATTGGCGCGGCTGCTGACCGAGGCCGGGCGGCAGGTGCCGGTGCTGGCCATCCTGGACGCCACGGGGCCGGGCGGGCGCCCCTCGGTCCAAGGCTTTGGCAAGCTGCGCGCGCATCTGGGGCAGTTGCGCCGCCTTGGCTGGGGCCATGTCGAGACGCTGCTTGAACAGGTCCGCGAGCGCCGCATCCAGGCCCGCGACCAGGCCCAGATCGACGCGCATCCCGACGCCGCGGCGACCGAGGTGGTGAACATGGAACAGGTGATCCAGGCCAATGTGCTGGCGGTCGCGGCCTATGATCCCGTGCCCATCGACGCGCCGATCGCGGTCTTCCGCGCCGATCACAGCTTCTGGGACGCCCCCGAGGCGCGGCGGACGGGCCTGGGCTGGGCGCCGGTCGCGCGCGGCGGCTGGTCGCTGCACGACCTGCCCGGCACGCATCTGTCGATCCTCGAGCCGGGCAATGTCGACGCGCTGGCGGGCCATCTGCGCCGGATGATCGCCGCCGCCGAGAAGGCGGCCGAGGACGCGGGGCACAGCGAATCCGTCCGGGGCACGGGTCCCGGACCAGGGAGGAACGGATAATGCAATTTCAGGTGGGCCAGGGGCGCGTGGCGCTGACCGTGCCCGATTCCGAAAGCCTTCTGGCGATCATCGGGCGGCGGCTGGAGGAGGGGCGGGGCTTTGCCTTGGCCACTATGAATGTCGACCATCTGGAGAAGCTGCGCTCGGACGACCGCTTCCGGACGGCCTATGCCGCCCATGACCTGATCGTGGCGGATGGCAACCCGATCGTCTGGCTGGCGAAGCTGGGCGGCGAGCCGGTGTCGCTGGTGCCCGGCTCGGATCTGGTCGAGGCGCTGTGTGCGGTCGCGGCGGGCAAGGGCCGGTCGGTGGCGATCATCGCGGGCACCGAGGAGTCGGGCCGGATCGCGGCGGACCGGCTGATGGCGAAGATCCCCGGCCTGCGCGTCGCGATGATCTCGGCGCCGGGCTTTCCCTTCGATCCCGAGGGCCCCGAGGCCGACGCGCTGCTGGACCGGTTGACCGACAGCGGCGCAGGCCTGTGCCTGCTGGCCGTGGGCGCCCCGCGGCAAGAGATCCTAGCGGCGCGCGGGCGCGGGCGTTGCCCGAACGTGGGCTTCGCCTCGGTGGGCGCGGGGATCGACTTCATCGCGGGCCGGCAGAAGCGGGCGCCGGGCCTGGTGCGGGCGGCGCGGATGGAATGGCTGTGGCGCGCCTCGCTCAGCCCGATGCGGCTTGGGCCGCGCTATCTGCGCGGGGCGCTGATCCTGCCGGGCCATGCGCTGCGCGCGCTGGCGCATCGGCGGCGCCGCTAGGCGCCGCCGCCGGTCCTCAGACCAAGAGCGCCGCCGCCAGGATCAGGCCCAGGATGGCAAAGCCCAGATCGTGCCAGGGGTCCCAGACATTGTGGCGCCGGGCCAGGCGGACCAGCATCGGATAGGCCAGGATCGCGGCCATCGCCTGTCCGGCCAGCGCGCCCGGGATGCCCGCCTGCCAGGCGCCAAGCGTGAACAGCGACAGGAACAGCGTCGCGCGCACCAGCGTCACCCAGAAGAAGTTGCGCGAATCCCCGGCGGCCAGTGCCGCCTGGTCGTAGCTGAGCCCGATCAGCGCCGGGATGCCCGCCAGCGCGATCAGCGTGACCAGTTCCCCGGCCGCCGTGTAGCGGTCGTCATACATCAGCCCGACCAGCCCCTCGCCGAAAGTCGCCAGCAGGGCCAGCAGCAGCATGAAGCTGCCGGTCATGCCGATCCGCATCAGCCGCACGCGACGCATGTGGTGGGGCGTGGGATCCTCGGCGGTGGACCGATAGATGGGGATCATCACGCGCGAGATCAGCGCGATCCCCAGCATCATCGGAAAGCTGGCGAGGAAGAAGGCGATGTTGTAGATGCCCAGGTCGGTCAGGCTTAAGAGCCGCGCCAGCACCGCCTTGTCGCCCTGCGAGATGACGAAGCCCACCACGGTCGCGGGCAGGATCCACTTGCCGAAGCTGATCAGCTCGGCCGCGCAGTCGCGGTCCCACTGGAAGCGATTGGTGGGGCCCGGCATCAGCCATTGCACCATGGCCACCTTGATCAGCGCGCCGGTCACAAGGCCGATGATCAGCGCCCAGGCCGAACCCAGGATCGCGGCCAGGATGATGGTGAGGATGGTGGTCACCGCCGACGAGGCCAGCTCGACCATGGTCAGGCGGCCCATGCGCAGGTGGCGGTTCGCGGTCTCCTCCTTGGTGGGCAGAAGGCCGAAGATGATGGTCGTGGTCGCCGCCACCGGCAGGAACCAGGCCAGCTCGGGCACGTCGTAGAAGCGCGCGGCGGGCACCGCCAAGATGCAGCAGCCCAACCACAGGATCACGCCCCGGATGGCCTGCATCGTGTAGGCGGTGTTCAGGAAGGTCTGGTCGTCGCCGCGCTTGCTTTGCAGGATCGCGGGCGTGATGCCCACGTCCGAGAAGTTGTTCAGGCCCTGGATGATCACCATGATCAGCGTCATCAGGCCGAAGGTCTCGGGGAACAGCAGGCGCGTCAGGATCAGGTTGGACGCCAGCCGGATGGCCTGCATCCCCCCGAAGCCCAGGATCGTCAGCGCCGAGCCGCGCACCGCGCGCTGCACCAGGCTTTCCCCGCTGAAGAGCAGCCCGATCCGGGCCCGGCGCAGGTTCACCGGGCGCCGTCCTGCAGGATCTGCCAGATACGCTCCGCGGTCTGGTCATAGGCCGCGGCGAATGTCGGGTCGATCGTGTCGGGGAACTGCATCCCGGCCGGGGGCGGCGCGCCATAGATCGAGGCATAGGTGATCATCGCGGCCAGCAGGTAGATCGTCTCGGTCCCGTGGGGCGAGAGGTCGGAATAGAGCACCTCGGCCGGGATCTGCACCAGGGGCTCTTCGGACAGGACCTGCGCCATGACGCGGCCCACGGGGATCAGCGCGACCCCGGCATCGGGGCGCAGCGCCGCCAGGCGGGCGACGTAATCGTCGTACCACCGGGCATAGGTGCCGCTGGCATGGGC of Paracoccus liaowanqingii contains these proteins:
- a CDS encoding WecB/TagA/CpsF family glycosyltransferase gives rise to the protein MQFQVGQGRVALTVPDSESLLAIIGRRLEEGRGFALATMNVDHLEKLRSDDRFRTAYAAHDLIVADGNPIVWLAKLGGEPVSLVPGSDLVEALCAVAAGKGRSVAIIAGTEESGRIAADRLMAKIPGLRVAMISAPGFPFDPEGPEADALLDRLTDSGAGLCLLAVGAPRQEILAARGRGRCPNVGFASVGAGIDFIAGRQKRAPGLVRAARMEWLWRASLSPMRLGPRYLRGALILPGHALRALAHRRRR
- a CDS encoding non-ribosomal peptide synthetase, which translates into the protein MTQTRPAPRTPRDDITDLGPATDSQLGFLLPTLSGHAWAHVEQILVDAPSDLLDPRRLEEAWTTLATRHESLRTVLRADGSGEMRLMVLDRPAVDLRHHDLSGGDLGAQGCAMDALLRADREAGADPAQVPSWRVTRIELGGGQARLIWTIHHALIDGTGIEVVLTQLWLLLGGQPVASTPPAPDFSTAVAGRVLDRAAAQAVFAPMLSDDELASPLPARAANGQGRMVQLSHALPGAAAQDLRAAVGAAGATVLNAVQAAWALVLARWTGRSGAAFGLVESGRAGPDMAEVVGCLISTLPMQVRLDDVPDIATLLTRMRETTLRLRPHAGASQTQIRRLAGRSGAESLFDTIVMYQRGTLGARLADRGCGWTNVRLLEEGTALVTVSVHDEARGQARTASTGDAGRGLRLDIEYDPTRLPGDMGARLLDHLARLLEAMGRVDPATPLSDLDMLGPDETARLLALGTPDQGPSDAAPCLATRFEAVAAARGDHPAVIEAATGQATSFTALDRSANALAHQLTRAGIAEGQVVGVALPRGAGQIAAMLAVLKSGAGFLMMDEAQATDYLAGLVRSTGMRVLIAPAGSALAASLPGDGPLHVVPTADLADAAPPRPAPRADRMAYVIHTSGSTGTPKAVVGLTGALAAHAEAVIARYGLQPQDRVLQFAAPSFDVMLEEVWPTLLAGATVVARDDRPTDSIDGLWQLVAQHRVSVLNLPASYWRHLVAELHEAAPAGPARLPDSLRLLVTGSERIAPASYRHWRALAPDIAFFNAYGPTEATITCAAWQGGDLPEGAELPIGRPLDHARLLLRAPDGTLTPKGGEGELWIGGAAVTGGYLGDPDRTTAVFAPDPWTRDGRLYRSGDRAAWSAEGQLMFLGRGDRQVKLRGHRIELGQIETVLAHQPGIVESHVDLDAGPPARLLAWVVAEPGTDLGAVTAGMGSRLPAYMLPRLIAVPDLPVTASGKIDRRALPRPDPARLGAVPDAAGDAPADVLARTIAACMAELLDHAQVSIDDDFYDLGGDSLLALRLSGMVAARSGLRLQTTDLMRNATPRELARLSQGDPARPDSLVVIQADGPHIPVIAVHVLGRNQDLFRPLSAALGPDYPVWGLTVGVPGDLSQIDVRATARVYFDELQQHAPGQPVCLIAVSMASYFAFELARLLTEAGRQVPVLAILDATGPGGRPSVQGFGKLRAHLGQLRRLGWGHVETLLEQVRERRIQARDQAQIDAHPDAAATEVVNMEQVIQANVLAVAAYDPVPIDAPIAVFRADHSFWDAPEARRTGLGWAPVARGGWSLHDLPGTHLSILEPGNVDALAGHLRRMIAAAEKAAEDAGHSESVRGTGPGPGRNG
- a CDS encoding oligosaccharide flippase family protein, with protein sequence MNLRRARIGLLFSGESLVQRAVRGSALTILGFGGMQAIRLASNLILTRLLFPETFGLMTLIMVIIQGLNNFSDVGITPAILQSKRGDDQTFLNTAYTMQAIRGVILWLGCCILAVPAARFYDVPELAWFLPVAATTTIIFGLLPTKEETANRHLRMGRLTMVELASSAVTTILTIILAAILGSAWALIIGLVTGALIKVAMVQWLMPGPTNRFQWDRDCAAELISFGKWILPATVVGFVISQGDKAVLARLLSLTDLGIYNIAFFLASFPMMLGIALISRVMIPIYRSTAEDPTPHHMRRVRLMRIGMTGSFMLLLALLATFGEGLVGLMYDDRYTAAGELVTLIALAGIPALIGLSYDQAALAAGDSRNFFWVTLVRATLFLSLFTLGAWQAGIPGALAGQAMAAILAYPMLVRLARRHNVWDPWHDLGFAILGLILAAALLV